AGCCCAGTATCGCGCCGACGCCGGGCGTGGTGCCCACCGTCTGTAACATCCCCAGTCCCGGGTAGTCGAACCGGGCGGCGATGTCCTGCCCCTCGTGTTGGTCGACCGTGTCCTTGCCCAGTAGTTCGTCCAGATCGTCCTCGTTCCACAGCCCCATCACGTTGTCACCGAAGTGGATGGTCAGTCCCCGGCCCACCCACTCGTTGTCCGGCAGGTCCGCGTTCAGCCAGAGGCGCGGCGTCTCGATGGCGCCCGCGGCGAGAACCACCACCTCGGCGTCCACGCGTTCGGTCCGGCCGGACCACGTGTCCCGGAACGTGACGCCCGTCGCCGTGGGCCTATCGCCGAGTGACGTCTCCGTCCGCACGTCCGTGACGAACGCGTTCGGGCGAATCGTCACGTTGCCCGTCTCGAGTGCCGCGGGTACGAAGCTGACGTTGCTGGATCGCTTCGCCTTCTCCTCGTAGGGCGCCCCCCGTGGATGGGGATTCCCCGCGATGTTGCCGAGCGCGAGGGTGTCACCCTCCACCTCGGGATAGCTAAAGTCGCCGTCGTAGCCCGCGTCGACGTGGAGTTTCGGATCGGGCCGTCTGATCGCGTTCGGTTGCGGTCTGTATCCGGGTTCGGTGACGTTCAGGTCGTGGAGGAGGTCCCAGCCCGCCCGCGCCGCTCCGCGGAAGAACAGTTCCTCCTTCGCGGTGACGGGCGCGGGGCTCACCTCACACATCGCCTCGATCTCTCGGTAGTACGGGAGCAGGTCCGCGTAGTCGATGGGCCAGTGGCCCTGCTCGTCGACCGACGCCGGGTAGGCCCGGGGATGACAGCCGGTGTAGTGAAGCGTCGTCCCCCCGACGCCCGCACACTGGAGGATCGCCCCGTCGCCGGGGAACTTCCGGAACCAGAAGCCCCGCTCGTGGTCGGCCGGCCCGAAGAGCAGTTTGTTCACCATCTCGAACTCTCGGGTCGTGAACTGCTCGTCGAGCAACTCGCCGCTCAGGTCCGTGCTGCTGGACGACGCCTCTCCACCCGACTCCTCGCTCGGCTTCGGCCACTGCTCGTTCCCGTAGAACGGTCCGGCTTCGAGGACGAGTACCGACAGCCCCGCCTCGGCTAGCTTCCAGGCCGTCACGGGGCCGTCACCGCCCGCACCGACGACGACGACGTCGTAGTTAGGTGCGACCATGGTCACTCCGGGTAGGGCTCCGCGTAGCCGCTCGTGTCGTAGTCGTTCTCGCGGAACGAACCGGGTTCGCGGGCGATCCGAACCGATCCGGATGCGTCTATCGTCGTCCAGACTTCGCCCTCGCCGAGCGGCCCGTCGTCGCTCCCGAGATACCCCCGTAAGGCGGCGTAACCGTCGCTGAAGCCGGGATAGCCCGTCTGCCGCCAGCTCTGCACGGCCGTGGAATCGTTCGGATGCACGCGGTCGCTCGGCCGCTGCGTGAACTCGTCGTAGCCCTGCCACTCGCTGTAGTAGATCATCTCGGTGAACCCGACGACGAGTTGGCCGACGAGTCCGCCGTCGAACTCGAACAGTTCGTCCTCGAACTGGTTGAGTTCGAGTTCGAGTTCGTCGAGCAGGCCGATGGCGCGGAGGCGGTCCCGTCGGGACAGTTTCGAGAACGGGCCGGCCGCTCTCCGAACCGTCCGGGGCGACGCCTCGCCCGGAGCCAGTAACGAGACGGGGCGGTCGTCGTCCAGTTCCCCCGTGTTCGCTTCCCGGTCGACGAGCCGCAGCGCCGCGAGGTCGAGGATTTGGGCGATGGGGTCGGCGAGCGGAATGTTCCCCCGCGGGCCGACGTACGGCAACCCGAGTTGGAACCCGTCGTCGACGTACGTGACGGCGAACTCCTCGAGACCGACCGCCAGCCCGCCGGGGACGTGTTCGGGACCGAGTTCGGGGTCGAGTTCCGGCGTCTCCGGCACCACCGCGTCGACGATTGCCCGAAAGGTGACGACGGTGTGGAGTTCCACGTCCTCGGTGTCCGAGACGACGTCGGCGAGGAGTTCCAGGGCCGACGCGGCCCCCCGCAGGACGGCGTCGATCCACCGACGAAGCCGACGCAGTTGTTCGTTGGGCATGCTCCCCTATTCGTCAGCGAGATAATAATATTGTCGCGGGATCACTCCTCGTCTCGAGACGGCGTCGCCTCGGTCGCTCGGTCGAAGCCGAGAAACAGCAACACGCCGCCGGCCACGCCGGTCGCGACGAAATCGAGCGTCCAGTGCCACGGATACGGAGCGGGTGGTTCCCGAACGCTGTCGGGCAGGTCTTCGAGCGCGGGGATGTACCAGAACAGATACGCGACGAGGTAGAAGCCGCCGATGATCATCCACAGCCACTCGACGCGTCTGAGCCACTCTCGAAGGGACATATCCGGAGATACGTTCGCCCCCGTGCTAAGCCTATCTCCCGCTCTACGGTTCGGAGTGCGGTCGGTCGGCGTCGGATCGCCTCCGCCACGCGAGGTATCCGCCGATCAGCAGGAGGAGTCCGAGGACGGCCGGCCGTCGCCACCGCCTGCGGGTCGACCGTGACTCGCGTTGCGCCCCCCACGAGAGCGACCGGGCGGCCACGTACTCGTCGACGGTGTCGTCCTCGACGATGTCGAAGGTGGCCGCGCCGAGAAACCCGAACGGGTCGAGCAGCGACCGCATCACGTCGACGAACCGTTCCGCGTCCTCGACGGTGGCCCACTCGTACAGTTCGAGGAACTCGCCCTCTCGCCGACCGGCCAACCAGAGTTTGCGCCGAAAGCCGGGCATCCCGGCGAAAAACGGGGTGGCGACGTTCGCGGCCGGATCGAAGAGCACGCTCCGAATCGTCGCGCCCGTCTCCCTGTCGGCACTCTCCAGTCCGAAGACGAGGACGACGCCGTCGTCACGGTCGGCCTCGACGGCCGGCCGGAGCGCCGTTTCACGGTAACAGACGAAGCGGTCGCCCTCCGACAGTTCGAGGACGTCGCCGAGACGGCCCCGCGGGAACTCGATCCGGCCCCGGAGGAGGTAGCCGACGGATCGAACGAGCGCCTGCAGGAACACGAGTGCGGTTTTGGGGGTCATGTAGTACTCCGACGGGGCACCGTCCCTGTAGCCACGGACGGCACCCGTATCACTACCTATTGGACAGGGATCATCTTAGGTGCTCGTCCCGCCCACGGTCAGTCCGCCGGATTCCCCGTCGGTCGTGGTGGGGGCGACTCCGGACGCCACACGCCGTGTCGACACGGCTCCGATCCCCGCTCCGTCGGTCGGTTGAGACGGAACGGTAATCCCCTTCCATCCCGTACCTCCCACGGATGCCCTCCCTCGACGAACTCCTCGTCGTCCTTCGGGACCGGTTGCGCCGACTGTACGAACGCGACCCACGGGCGGCGGTCGGCCTGGTCGCCGTCGTGGCGGCGGTCGGTCTCGCGCTCGCGTGGTACTTCCGCCCGTGGCTTCATTCGGCGGTCTACGGGATTTACACGACGCCGATCCTCCCGCTCGCCGCCGTTCTCGGCCTCGGCCTCGGTCTTCTCGCCAGACGGCGTCTCGGCA
This window of the Haloplanus rubicundus genome carries:
- a CDS encoding GMC oxidoreductase, producing the protein MVAPNYDVVVVGAGGDGPVTAWKLAEAGLSVLVLEAGPFYGNEQWPKPSEESGGEASSSSTDLSGELLDEQFTTREFEMVNKLLFGPADHERGFWFRKFPGDGAILQCAGVGGTTLHYTGCHPRAYPASVDEQGHWPIDYADLLPYYREIEAMCEVSPAPVTAKEELFFRGAARAGWDLLHDLNVTEPGYRPQPNAIRRPDPKLHVDAGYDGDFSYPEVEGDTLALGNIAGNPHPRGAPYEEKAKRSSNVSFVPAALETGNVTIRPNAFVTDVRTETSLGDRPTATGVTFRDTWSGRTERVDAEVVVLAAGAIETPRLWLNADLPDNEWVGRGLTIHFGDNVMGLWNEDDLDELLGKDTVDQHEGQDIAARFDYPGLGMLQTVGTTPGVGAILGFGASASGFTFQNDTADAPWDTMGRLAGPELKRLLADYRRMLQVLVVSDDRPHRRNGVTVTPGLADEHGPIPVVNYEPSEGDQKRRDELATIAAEILREAGASHVHRSDSPPTALHVHSTMRMGKVLDEACEAYDVERLFVADHSALPNGVGGANPTNTGQALAARTADEILDRCF